A genomic region of Vicia villosa cultivar HV-30 ecotype Madison, WI unplaced genomic scaffold, Vvil1.0 ctg.001238F_1_1, whole genome shotgun sequence contains the following coding sequences:
- the LOC131634139 gene encoding uncharacterized protein LOC131634139: MDRIAGAHYLSMKDVTDNWKPNGGTHGFYLRFLMKKAEALAVEEKWKEFNVILAVMIYGLVLFPNIPNFVDLTAICLFMDQNPVPTLLADTYYAIHSKYGKKGSVGGCLPLLYKWFTSHLPKSGPFFTTKDSRKWPKGSWGLLRTTSFGTKGVINYNLRLALRQLGFALKDKPLDKEVFESVCFEKGTDPEGLEKVRSAWNSIHVDDRTSLGGKNVVAKQDYTDWVKDRVKDRLLPFPKVNPLYKQPPEVLTATVPAEEYTQVHVENIRFREKRQEAQLKHYLVDQKRVELAREVKMLKGGPSRVQKRAKTERGERATTVVVEDHQKIIEKSIKEAEEKLKR; this comes from the exons ATGGATCGCATTGCTGGTGCTCATTATTTGAGCATGAAGGATGTTACggataactggaagcctaatggtggaaccCATGGATTCTATTTGAGATTTCTCATGAAGAAAGCTGAAGCCCTTGCGGTTGAGGagaaatggaaagaattcaatgTTATCCTAGCCGTCATGATCTATGGGTTGGTGTTGTTCCCGAATATTCCGAACTTTGTTGATCTTACTGCTATTTGCCTCTTTATGGATCAAAATCCCGTGCCCACTCTGTTGGCAGATACTTATTACGCCATTCATTCCAAGTATGGGAAGAAGGGATCAGTTGGGGGCTGTTTACCACTGCTATATAAATGGTTCACTTCGCATTTGCCTAAAAGTGGaccgtttttcacaacaaaagaCTCACGGAAATGGCctaaaggatcatggggcttactgCGAACGACATCATTTG GAACGAAAGGCGTCATCAATTATAATCTGAGACTAGCACTACGCCAGTTGGGTTTTGCGCTAAAAGACAAACCTTTGGACAAAGAGGTATTCGAATCTGTTTGCTTTGAGAAGGGAACTGATCCAGAGGGTTTGGAAAAAGTGAGAAGCGCTTGGAATAGCATCCATGTAGATGATCGAACTTCCTTGGGAGGGAAGAATGTCGTTGCCAAACAGGATTATACTGATTGGGTCAAAGACAGAGTCAAGGATcgcctgttgcctttcccgaaaGTTAACCCATTGTACAAGCAACCACCTGAGGTTTTAACTGCCACTGTGCCAGCTGAAGAATATACCCAAGTGCACGTGGAAAACATTCGGTTTCGTGAAAAGAGACAAGAGGCGCAACTAAAACATTATTTGGTGGATCAGAAAAGAGTTGAGTTGGCGCGTGAAGTCAAAATGCTGAAAGGAGGAccttccagagttcaaaagagggcCAAAACTGAAAGGGGTGAAAGAGCTACTACTGTTGTTGTCGAGGATCACCAGAAGATCATTGAAAAATCCATAAAAGAAGCAGAAGAGAAGCTTAAGCGATAG